The nucleotide sequence TGCTTATCTTGAAGTCGTAAGGGGAGCGGTTCCCCTGAAGATATGACGCCAACGCAAACGGAGGGGTGGGCGAAATAACAGCCAATCACCATACCGGACGCAACGAGGCGTCGCGAACAGAGATTCGCCAGGCGTACTAGGAAGAGTTCCCGAAGCACTGCTTCGGAACCGGGTGTATAAGCACCTCCAGCGCCGACGGCGAATCTCTTTTTTTGTGGGCCGGAAGCCGCCCCTCACGAAACCGTCGGCCCGGGATCGGGCTTCCAGTTGCGGCGCATGAGCTCGCCCAGTTCTTCGCCGGGCACGGCGCGGGAGAAGAAAAAGCCCTGGGCGCTTTCGCAGCGCAGCTCGGAGAGCGCCGCCTTGTGCTCGGCCAGCTCCACGCCCTCGGCCACCACCTCCAGACCCAGCTTGTGGGCCATGGCGATGATCGCCCGCACGATCTCCATGTTCTGCTCGGCCTCGTTCATATTGCCGACGAACGAGCGGTCGACCTTGAGGCTGTCGAAAGGGAAGCGCTGGATGTAGGATAGGGACGAATAGCCGGTGCCGAAGTCGTCGATGACGACCTTGACGCCCAGGGCCTTGAGATTTTTTATCGCCCGCACGGCTTCGTCGGCGTCGTCCATGAGCACGGATTCGGTCAGTTCGAGTTTGACCCGGGAGGCGTCGATGCCGGTTTCGGCCAGGATGCCGGCCACTTCCTGGACGAAGTCGGGCCGTTTGAACTGGCGGCCGGAAATGTTGACCGACACGGAAAGTTTTTCGCCCTCGGGGTTCTCCCGGCCAAGCTCCACCAGCCGGCGGCAGGATTGGCGCAGAATCAGCGCCCCAAGCTCGTTTATAAGGCCCGACTCCTCGGCGATGGGGATGAATTCCGAAGGCGGAATGAATCCCTGGCGCGGATGCTGCCAGCGGGCCAGGGCCTCAAGCCCCGTGACATCGCCCGTGGCCAGGGACACGATGGGCTGATAATGCACGGTGATCTCGCCGGATTCCATGGCCTGGCGCAAGGCCAGCTCCATTTCCATGCGGCGCTGGGTCAGCACGCGCATGCCGGCGTCGAACACGGTGTAGTGGTCGCCGCCGTGCTCCTTGGAGCTGTACATGGCGTTGTCGGCGTCGCGCAGCACTTGGTCGGGGTGCTCGTAGGCGGCCGACCCCACCACCACGCCGAGGCTGCAGGTGACGAAAATTTCCTGTTTTTTGAGGCGAAACGGCTGGGCCAGCTGACGCAGCACATTTTCGGCCATGGTGCTGGCCTCGTCCAGGCCGGAGATGTCCTCGATGAGGATGGCGAACTCGTCGCCGCCGAAGCGGGCCAGGGTATCCAGTTCGCGCAGCTGCTTTTGCAGCCGGTTGGCGATGACCATGAGCAGCCGGTCGCCGGTGACGTGGCCGAAGGTCTTGTTGACGAGCTTGAAACGGTCCATGTCGAGGTAGAGGACCGCGTAGAGGGCGTCGGGATTTCGCCGCAAGCGTTTGATGGCCTGATCCAGACGGTTGATGAAAAGGGCCCGGTTGAAAAGCCCGGTGAGGGTATCATGGAAGGCGTCGTGGAGAATGTGCTCTTCGAGCTGCTTTTGCCGGGAAATGTCGGTCAACGTGGCCACGGCCCCGGACGTGGGGCCGCGAAGGGGAGTGAAGCACAAGGCGCGCCAGATCTGGCTGCCCGATGGTCCGCAGGGCAGGTCCATCTCGTAGCGGGGCAACCGGCCGTCCAGCACGGCAGCCAGGCCCTCGCGCACGGCGGCGGAAACCGTTTCCGGCAAAAGCTTGACGCAGGAATCGGCAAAGGGACTGCCCACGGCGGCGGAAGGGTCGAGGTCGCGCAAGAGTTCCAGACAGGAGGCGTTGGCGAAGCGGATACGACCGTCCCCGTCGAGCAGGGCGGCATGAGAGGGCAAGGATTCGAGCAGGTTCTGGATGTCTGGCAACATGGCCCTCAGCGACGTCTTGGCAAAAGGCTTGACAGAAAAACCGCTGCCGGTCCGATAATTATACGGATTTTGCCGCTTGGCGTCAAAGCCCAAATCCACTGTCCGCCCGGTCCTGGCCGGCGAGGCCGGGAGAGTCTTGCAGGATTGGAAAATGCCGAAGAATTGTCAACTTCGGGCTTTTCCTCCCGTCCTTGACTTTTCGAAAGCGCCCCGTCATAGACGAATTCCCGGGCGGACGCCGCGCCGGGGGGGAAATTCCAGGCGCGAAACGGACGCTAGTCCGGCCTGCGCCAGCCATCACGCTGCGGATCGCGAAGGCATTTTCCGGGATGCACGGGCATCCC is from Solidesulfovibrio magneticus RS-1 and encodes:
- a CDS encoding putative bifunctional diguanylate cyclase/phosphodiesterase, with product MLPDIQNLLESLPSHAALLDGDGRIRFANASCLELLRDLDPSAAVGSPFADSCVKLLPETVSAAVREGLAAVLDGRLPRYEMDLPCGPSGSQIWRALCFTPLRGPTSGAVATLTDISRQKQLEEHILHDAFHDTLTGLFNRALFINRLDQAIKRLRRNPDALYAVLYLDMDRFKLVNKTFGHVTGDRLLMVIANRLQKQLRELDTLARFGGDEFAILIEDISGLDEASTMAENVLRQLAQPFRLKKQEIFVTCSLGVVVGSAAYEHPDQVLRDADNAMYSSKEHGGDHYTVFDAGMRVLTQRRMEMELALRQAMESGEITVHYQPIVSLATGDVTGLEALARWQHPRQGFIPPSEFIPIAEESGLINELGALILRQSCRRLVELGRENPEGEKLSVSVNISGRQFKRPDFVQEVAGILAETGIDASRVKLELTESVLMDDADEAVRAIKNLKALGVKVVIDDFGTGYSSLSYIQRFPFDSLKVDRSFVGNMNEAEQNMEIVRAIIAMAHKLGLEVVAEGVELAEHKAALSELRCESAQGFFFSRAVPGEELGELMRRNWKPDPGPTVS